The Mercurialis annua linkage group LG8, ddMerAnnu1.2, whole genome shotgun sequence genome window below encodes:
- the LOC126660770 gene encoding GCN5-related N-acetyltransferase 8-like: MAAAAPPPPPTPTPSAPTGLPESDNTPVGYPLFTRIRLATPADVPFIHKLIHQMAVFEKLTHLFSATDSSLSTTLFNSPPFNSFTIFLLEVSTNPIPKIISPSFTPIERIIQLDHPVIDPEVESFNQVGLSNVVIAGFVLFFPNYSSFLAKPGFYVEDLFVRECYRRKGLGKLLLSAVAAQAVKMGYGRVEWVVLDWNVNAIKFYEEMGAKILPEWRICRLTGENLEAYRDVV, encoded by the coding sequence ATGGCAGCCGCcgctccaccaccaccaccgacCCCAACACCGTCAGCACCCACCGGCCTCCCGGAATCCGACAACACACCAGTCGGGTACCCACTCTTCACCCGTATCCGTCTCGCGACACCCGCAGACGTCCCATTCATCCACAAACTCATCCACCAAATGGCAGTCTTCGAAAAACTCACCCACCTTTTCTCCGCCACCGATTCATCACTTTCCACCACACTGTTCAACTCACCGCCGTTTAACTCGTTCACCATCTTCCTCCTCGAAGTTTCCACTAACCCAATACCCAAAATCATCTCCCCTAGCTTCACTCCCATTGAACGGATCATTCAGTTGGATCATCCTGTGATCGACCCGGAAGTGGAATCGTTTAACCAGGTTGGACTAAGCAATGTTGTGATTGCTGGGTTTGTTCTGTTTTTCCCGAATTACTCGAGTTTTCTTGCGAAACCCGGGTTTTATGTGGAGGATCTGTTTGTTAGGGAGTGTTATAGGAGGAAGGGTTTGGGGAAGTTGTTGCTCTCGGCCGTGGCGGCACAGGCGGTGAAAATGGGGTATGGGAGAGTTGAATGGGTTGTGCTTGATTGGAATGTGAATGCTATTAAGTTCTATGAAGAAATGGGCGCGAAGATTTTGCCCGAATGGCGGATTTGTAGGCTGACTGGTGAAAATCTTGAAGCTTATCGCGACGTTGTTTGA